The DNA region GATCGAGCGGCACCTGGCCGGCGGTGAACAGCATTTTCCCCGCAGAAACTCGAATGCCCTGGCTGTACGGCCCGATGGCGGCCGGCGCCGAGGAGGTTTTGATCACTTCGCGCATGAGCGCTCCTTTTTGGCAGTAGATGTTCAGCTTTTCAATGGTGGAATGTCTTTGAAAGTTTTCTCAACGAATAGATCAATCAAACACGTGCGCCTCTAAAGGCGCGACATGCGTTACGCCCGAAACTGCATGCGATACAATTTCTGATAAACCCCGTCTTGTTGCATCAAGTCCTCATGCGCGCCGGATTGCACCAGCCGGCCTTGATCGAGCACGATGATTTTGTGCGCATGCAAAATCGTCGAGAGGCGATGCGCGATGACGAACGAGGTTCGATTTGCCATGAGCCGCTCGATTGCCTGCTGCACCAGCATCTCGCTTTCACTGTCGAGCGCGGAAGTCGCTTCATCGAGAATCAGGATCGGCGGATTTTTCAGCAGCGCGCGCGCGATGGCCAGGCGCTGGCGCTGGCCGCCGGAAAGTTTGAGGCCGCGCTCGCCGATCAGCGTGTCATAACCCTGCGGCAATTCCATGATAAAGCCATGCGCATTGGCGGCAACCGCGGCCTCGCGCAGTTTCTCTTCGGGCATCCCACTCAAACCATAGGCAATGTTGCTGCGCACCGTGCCGTGAAACAAAATCGTCTCTTGCGTGACGATGCCCATCAATTGGCGCAGACTTTTGACATCGATGTCACGCAGATCGACGCCGTCGATGACAACGCGTCCCCTGGTGGGATCATAAAAACGCGGCAACAAATCCACCAGCGTTGACTTGCCGGCGCCGCTCGGGCCGACAATCGCGAGAATCTCGCCCTTGCGCACTTCAAAGCTTATGTTTTGCAGAACCGAATTTTGTTCATACGCGAAAGAAACATTCACATAGCGAATGTTCTGCTCGAAACCCGCGATTTTCACTGCGCCGGGTAGTGAAACAATTTCCGGCTCGGTATCCAGCACACTGAAGATGCGCTCGCCGGCCGCCATGGCCTCTTGCAAGCGGCTGCCCACGGTGGAGAGTTCCTTCACCGGCTGCATTACGGAAAAAATGGCAAGCAGAAACAACAAAAATTCCGAAGGTGAAAGCGCGCCGCCCGCCAGCACTTGCTGTCCGCCGAACCACAAGATGCCTACGCCCACCATCGCGCCGAGCGATTCCGTAATCGGGCCAGCCAGG from Cytophagia bacterium CHB2 includes:
- a CDS encoding ABC transporter ATP-binding protein produces the protein MRTYLRILRYLRPYRFALAGSMVCILFFTLLSSASLFSILPFLDVVFYGADKTELTGEAPASPAPPTPAAQTLADARQKVMQKFYGLVLGENQKSTLVRLCGLIILLICGKNLFDYLQAYLMARVEQGVIMDVRNDLYRHLQQLSLSYFNQNRTGNLISRITNDVTLVNNGVSASFVTLIKNPLLILAYLGMAFFLSWKLTLAALLIVPLSLAVIGSLGSRLRRASRQSQTKMADLTSILHETISGARVVKAFAMEDFEVRNFTRESRSYFQTLLRVTRISRLAGPITESLGAMVGVGILWFGGQQVLAGGALSPSEFLLFLLAIFSVMQPVKELSTVGSRLQEAMAAGERIFSVLDTEPEIVSLPGAVKIAGFEQNIRYVNVSFAYEQNSVLQNISFEVRKGEILAIVGPSGAGKSTLVDLLPRFYDPTRGRVVIDGVDLRDIDVKSLRQLMGIVTQETILFHGTVRSNIAYGLSGMPEEKLREAAVAANAHGFIMELPQGYDTLIGERGLKLSGGQRQRLAIARALLKNPPILILDEATSALDSESEMLVQQAIERLMANRTSFVIAHRLSTILHAHKIIVLDQGRLVQSGAHEDLMQQDGVYQKLYRMQFRA